A single Lactuca sativa cultivar Salinas chromosome 8, Lsat_Salinas_v11, whole genome shotgun sequence DNA region contains:
- the LOC111890251 gene encoding beta-carotene isomerase D27, chloroplastic isoform X2 yields the protein MKNEKSGYESLVIAAGAVFKNFDPIQQRQLVVKALQSAIPRPISFLIKTMLPPSKFSREYFATFTTIFFPWLVGPCEVIESEFEGRIERNVVHVKKCRFLESTNCAGMCTNLCKIPSQEFIKSSFGVPFNMVPNYEDMSCDMIFGQNPPTLQDDPAFKQPCYKLCNVKHKHDTSCVAKPLEYIDQYRD from the exons TGGGTATGAGAGCTTGGTGATAGCTGCCGGAGCGGTTTTCAAGAACTTTGACCCGATCCAACAGCGACAGCTTGTTGTGAAGGCTCTTCAGAGTGCTATTCCTCGGCCTATCTCCTTCCTG ATCAAAACAATGTTGCCACCTTCAAAGTTCTCAAGGGAGTATTTCGCCACCTTCACAACCATCTTCTTCCCTTGGCTTGTTGGTCCATGTGAG GTAATAGAATCTGAGTTTGAAGGGAGAATCGAGAGAAATGTCGTTCATGTAAAGAAATGCAG GTTTCTTGAATCGACTAATTGCGCAGGAATGTGCACCAATCTCTGCAAGATACCATCACAAGAGTTCATTAAGAGTTCCTTCGGCGTCCCATTCAACATGGTTCCGA ATTATGAGGATATGAGTTGCGATATGATATTTGGGCAGAATCCTCCTACGCTACAAGATGATCCAGCATTTAAGCAACCTTGCTACAAATTAT GTAATGTGAAACATAAACATGATACAAGCTGCGTAGCCAAGCCTTTGGAATACATAGATCAATATAGAGATTAA